A genomic segment from Streptomyces sp. NBC_00459 encodes:
- a CDS encoding TcmI family type II polyketide cyclase: protein MHSTLIVARMEPGSAVDVAKLFGAFDESEMPHLMGTRRRQLFHYRGLYFHLQDFDADNGGELIEKAKSDERFVRISEDLRPHIEAYDPATWRSPADAMATRFYNWEASR, encoded by the coding sequence ATGCACAGCACCTTGATCGTGGCTCGTATGGAACCGGGCTCGGCAGTCGATGTCGCCAAGTTGTTCGGCGCATTCGACGAGTCCGAGATGCCGCATCTGATGGGCACTCGACGCCGCCAGCTCTTCCACTACCGAGGCCTCTATTTCCATCTGCAGGACTTCGACGCCGACAACGGTGGCGAGCTGATCGAGAAGGCCAAGTCCGACGAGCGCTTCGTTCGCATCAGCGAGGACCTGAGGCCGCACATAGAGGCGTACGACCCGGCCACCTGGCGGTCCCCCGCCGACGCGATGGCCACGCGCTTCTACAACTGGGAGGCCTCCCGATGA
- a CDS encoding beta-ketoacyl-[acyl-carrier-protein] synthase family protein — protein sequence MSGRRVVITGIEVLAPGGVGRRPFWDMLSEGRTATRGITFFDPSQFRSQVAAEMDFDPEQHGLAPQEIRRMDRAAQFAVVAARGAVADSGIDLAAHDPYRVGVTIGSAVGATTGLDEEYRIVSDGGRLHLVDHEYAVPHLYNYFVPSSFSAEVAWTVGAEGPNTVVSTGCTSGIDSVGYAVELIREGSADVMIAGSSDAPISPITMACFDAIKATTPRREDPEQASRPFDGTRNGFVLGEGCAVFVLEELAGARRRGAHIYAEIAGYATRSNAYHMTGLRPDGAEMAEAITVALDEARMNGDQIDYINAHGSGTKQNDRHETAAFKKSLGEHAYRTPVSSIKSMVGHSLGAIGSIEIAASALAMEHHVVPPTANLHTPDPECDLDYVPVTAREQLTDAVLTVGSGFGGFQSAMVLARPERSLA from the coding sequence ATGAGCGGCCGTCGAGTCGTCATCACGGGGATCGAGGTCCTCGCGCCCGGGGGCGTCGGCAGGCGCCCCTTCTGGGACATGCTGAGCGAGGGCCGTACCGCGACGCGTGGGATCACCTTCTTCGACCCGAGTCAGTTCCGTTCGCAGGTCGCCGCGGAGATGGACTTCGACCCGGAGCAGCACGGCCTCGCCCCGCAGGAGATCCGCCGGATGGACCGGGCCGCCCAGTTCGCGGTCGTCGCGGCGCGCGGTGCGGTGGCGGACAGCGGGATCGATCTCGCCGCCCACGACCCGTACCGGGTGGGCGTCACCATCGGAAGCGCGGTCGGTGCCACCACGGGGCTCGACGAGGAGTACCGGATCGTCAGTGACGGCGGCCGACTGCACCTGGTCGACCACGAGTACGCGGTACCGCATCTGTACAACTACTTCGTCCCCAGCTCCTTCTCGGCCGAGGTCGCCTGGACGGTCGGCGCGGAGGGCCCCAACACGGTTGTGTCCACCGGCTGCACCTCCGGCATCGACTCGGTCGGTTACGCGGTCGAGCTGATCCGCGAGGGCTCGGCCGACGTGATGATCGCCGGCTCGTCCGACGCGCCGATCTCGCCGATCACCATGGCCTGCTTCGACGCCATCAAGGCGACGACACCGCGCCGGGAGGACCCCGAGCAGGCCTCACGGCCCTTCGACGGCACCCGCAACGGGTTCGTGCTCGGCGAGGGCTGCGCGGTGTTCGTCCTGGAGGAGCTGGCCGGCGCCAGGCGGCGCGGGGCGCACATCTACGCCGAGATCGCCGGCTACGCCACCCGCAGCAACGCGTACCACATGACCGGTCTGCGGCCGGACGGCGCGGAGATGGCAGAGGCCATCACGGTGGCGCTGGACGAGGCCCGGATGAACGGGGACCAGATCGACTACATCAACGCCCACGGCTCCGGCACCAAGCAGAACGACCGCCACGAGACGGCGGCCTTCAAGAAGAGCCTGGGCGAGCACGCCTACCGCACTCCCGTGAGCTCCATCAAGTCGATGGTCGGGCACTCGCTCGGCGCGATCGGCTCGATCGAGATCGCCGCGTCCGCGCTGGCCATGGAGCACCACGTGGTGCCGCCCACGGCGAACCTGCACACCCCCGACCCGGAGTGCGACCTCGACTACGTGCCGGTCACCGCTCGCGAGCAGCTGACCGACGCGGTACTGACGGTCGGCAGCGGGTTCGGCGGCTTCCAGAGCGCCATGGTGCTCGCCCGTCCCGAGAGGAGCCTGGCATGA
- a CDS encoding ketosynthase chain-length factor — MNAVVVTGLGVTAPNGLGVEDYWEATLAGKSGIGRITRFDPSQYPSRLAGEIPGFAAEEHLPSRLLPQTDRMTRLALVAADWALADAGIQPQDLPGFDMGVVTASSSGGFEFGQGELQALWSKGSQYVSAYQSFAWFYAVNSGQISIRHGMKGPSSVIVSDQAGGLDAVAQARRQIRKGTPVVVSGAVDASICPWGWVAQLAAKRLTTRDEPSRAYLPFDGAADGYVPGEGGALLVMESEESARSRDARIYGEVAGYAATFDPAPGGERPPALRRAIELALEDAGLAADQVDVVFADASADPELDRIEAEAITGVFGPEAVPVTAPKTMTGRLYSGAAPLDLATAFLAIRDGVIPPTVHVTPSPDHAIDLVVDRPREAELRTALILARGHGGFNSAAIVRAFA; from the coding sequence ATGAACGCGGTGGTGGTGACCGGTCTGGGCGTCACCGCCCCCAACGGTCTGGGGGTTGAGGACTACTGGGAGGCGACGCTCGCCGGCAAGAGCGGCATCGGGCGGATCACGCGCTTCGACCCGTCGCAGTACCCGTCGCGGCTGGCCGGTGAGATCCCCGGCTTCGCGGCCGAGGAGCACCTGCCGAGCAGGCTGCTGCCGCAGACCGACCGGATGACCCGGCTGGCGCTGGTCGCCGCCGACTGGGCGCTCGCGGACGCCGGGATCCAGCCGCAGGACCTGCCCGGGTTCGACATGGGCGTGGTCACGGCCAGTTCCTCCGGCGGCTTCGAGTTCGGCCAGGGAGAGCTTCAGGCCCTGTGGAGCAAGGGCAGTCAGTACGTCAGCGCCTACCAGTCGTTCGCCTGGTTCTACGCGGTCAACAGCGGTCAGATCTCCATCCGGCACGGGATGAAGGGCCCGAGCAGCGTGATCGTCAGCGACCAGGCCGGCGGTCTGGACGCGGTGGCCCAGGCACGCCGGCAGATCCGCAAGGGCACACCGGTCGTGGTCTCCGGGGCCGTGGACGCCTCCATCTGCCCGTGGGGCTGGGTCGCCCAGCTCGCCGCGAAGCGGCTGACCACGCGCGACGAGCCCAGCCGGGCGTATCTGCCCTTCGACGGGGCGGCCGACGGGTATGTGCCGGGCGAGGGCGGCGCGTTGCTCGTCATGGAGTCCGAGGAGTCGGCGCGTTCACGCGACGCGCGGATCTACGGCGAGGTCGCCGGGTACGCCGCCACGTTCGACCCCGCCCCGGGCGGCGAGCGCCCGCCGGCCCTGCGCCGTGCGATCGAACTCGCCCTGGAGGACGCCGGGTTGGCAGCCGACCAGGTGGACGTGGTGTTCGCCGATGCGTCGGCCGATCCCGAGCTCGACCGGATCGAGGCGGAGGCGATCACCGGGGTGTTCGGTCCCGAGGCCGTCCCGGTCACCGCGCCGAAGACGATGACGGGCCGCCTCTACTCGGGCGCGGCACCCCTGGACCTGGCCACCGCGTTCCTGGCGATCCGCGACGGGGTGATCCCGCCGACGGTGCACGTGACCCCGTCTCCCGACCACGCCATCGACCTGGTGGTCGACCGACCGCGCGAGGCCGAACTCCGCACCGCCCTGATCCTGGCCCGCGGCCACGGCGGCTTCAACTCGGCGGCGATCGTCCGAGCCTTCGCCTGA
- a CDS encoding acyl carrier protein, which yields METQQFTLDDLKRILIEGAGAEETVDLDGDIFDEDFEHLGYESLALLETGGRIEREYGIVLDDDILSESNTPRALIDAVNAQLGSGSQAA from the coding sequence GTGGAAACCCAGCAGTTCACCCTTGACGATCTCAAGCGCATCCTGATCGAGGGCGCCGGTGCCGAGGAGACCGTCGACCTCGACGGCGACATCTTCGACGAGGACTTCGAGCACCTCGGCTACGAGTCGCTGGCGCTGCTCGAGACCGGCGGCCGGATCGAGCGCGAGTACGGCATCGTCCTGGACGACGACATCCTCTCGGAGAGCAACACTCCGCGGGCCCTCATCGACGCCGTCAACGCCCAGCTGGGAAGCGGCTCCCAGGCCGCCTGA
- a CDS encoding SDR family NAD(P)-dependent oxidoreductase, translating into MPQQQTQRVALITGATSGIGLAAARLLGSAGYRVFIGARDVDNVTATVKQLQEEGTEADGAAVDVRSPHAVHAFVQAAVDRFGAVDVLVNNAGRSGGGVTADIADELWDDVIDTNLNSVFRMTREVLNTGGMRGRGWGRIINIASTAGKQGVVLGAPYSASKHGVVGFTKALGNELAPTGITVNAVCPGYVETPMAQRVRQGYAAAYDTTEEAILEKFQAKIPLGRYSTPQEVAGMVGYLASDTAASVTAQAINVCGGLGNF; encoded by the coding sequence ATGCCGCAGCAGCAGACGCAGCGGGTCGCGCTGATCACCGGGGCCACCAGTGGAATCGGACTGGCGGCGGCCCGGCTGTTGGGCTCCGCCGGGTACCGGGTGTTCATCGGGGCCCGCGACGTGGACAACGTGACCGCGACGGTCAAGCAGCTCCAGGAGGAGGGAACGGAGGCCGACGGCGCCGCCGTGGACGTCCGTTCGCCGCATGCCGTCCATGCCTTCGTACAGGCCGCCGTCGACCGCTTCGGCGCTGTCGACGTCCTCGTCAACAACGCCGGCCGCAGCGGCGGCGGAGTCACCGCCGACATAGCGGACGAACTGTGGGACGACGTCATCGACACCAACCTCAACAGCGTCTTCCGGATGACCCGCGAGGTGCTCAACACCGGCGGCATGCGCGGCCGTGGCTGGGGCCGGATCATCAACATCGCATCCACCGCCGGCAAGCAGGGCGTGGTCCTCGGCGCCCCCTACTCCGCCTCCAAGCACGGCGTCGTCGGATTCACCAAGGCTCTCGGCAACGAACTCGCGCCGACCGGCATCACCGTCAACGCCGTGTGCCCGGGCTACGTCGAGACCCCCATGGCCCAGCGCGTCCGCCAGGGCTACGCCGCCGCCTACGACACCACCGAGGAAGCGATCCTCGAGAAGTTCCAGGCCAAGATCCCGCTCGGTCGCTACTCCACGCCACAGGAGGTCGCCGGGATGGTCGGCTACCTCGCCTCCGACACCGCGGCCTCCGTCACCGCCCAGGCGATCAACGTCTGCGGTGGGCTGGGCAACTTCTGA
- a CDS encoding aromatase/cyclase, whose amino-acid sequence MTREVAHEITVSAPADAVYRLIAEVENWPQIFPPTIHVDHLEKGEREERIQIWATANGAAKSWTSRRTLEPENRRITFRQEVSAPPVAAMGGAWVIEELPGGESLVRLLHDYRAIDDDPESLAWIDEAVDRNSRSELAALKENVERAHTTRELTFSFEDTVLIEGSAKDVYGFIDEARLWVDRLPHVARVRFEEDTPGLQVLEMDTRAKDGSTHTTKSYRVTFPHRAIAYKQVTLPALMTLHTGLWTFEEYPRGVAATSQHTVVLNPDNIQRILGPDATVEDAREYVQSALSTNSRATLGHARDHAEKSR is encoded by the coding sequence ATGACCCGCGAGGTGGCGCACGAGATCACCGTCTCGGCGCCCGCCGACGCCGTCTACCGGCTGATCGCGGAGGTGGAGAACTGGCCGCAGATCTTCCCTCCCACCATCCACGTGGACCACCTGGAGAAGGGCGAGCGAGAGGAGCGCATCCAGATCTGGGCCACCGCCAACGGCGCGGCCAAGAGCTGGACTTCCCGCCGCACACTTGAGCCCGAGAACCGCCGGATCACCTTCCGCCAGGAGGTCTCCGCGCCCCCGGTCGCCGCGATGGGCGGCGCCTGGGTGATCGAGGAGCTGCCGGGCGGTGAGTCGCTGGTACGGCTGCTGCACGACTACCGCGCCATCGACGACGACCCCGAGAGCCTCGCCTGGATCGACGAGGCCGTCGACCGCAACTCCCGCTCGGAGCTGGCCGCCCTGAAGGAGAACGTCGAGCGGGCCCACACCACGCGCGAGCTGACCTTCTCCTTCGAGGACACCGTGCTGATCGAGGGCTCGGCCAAGGACGTCTACGGCTTCATCGACGAAGCCCGGTTGTGGGTGGACCGGCTGCCGCACGTGGCCCGCGTCCGGTTCGAGGAGGACACACCCGGTCTGCAGGTCCTGGAGATGGACACCAGGGCCAAGGACGGCTCGACCCACACCACCAAGTCGTACCGGGTGACCTTCCCGCACCGGGCGATCGCCTACAAGCAGGTGACCCTGCCGGCCCTGATGACGCTGCACACCGGCCTGTGGACGTTCGAGGAGTACCCGCGCGGGGTCGCCGCCACCTCGCAGCACACGGTCGTGCTCAACCCGGACAACATCCAGCGGATCCTCGGTCCCGACGCGACCGTCGAGGACGCCCGCGAGTACGTCCAGAGCGCCCTGAGCACCAACAGCCGCGCCACGCTCGGCCACGCCAGGGATCACGCGGAGAAGAGCCGCTGA
- a CDS encoding FAD-dependent monooxygenase codes for MSTDTSWATRVIVVGAGPVGLFLAGELRLGGADVVVLERLSTATTESRASTLHARTVELFDCRGLLDALGEPPREPRGHFGGVPMDLTVPGPYSGQWKVPQTRTEELLHEWAEALGADIRRGWEVRELVQEDGYVEVTADTPDGSRRLRAAYLVACDGEDSTVRRLTGAAFPGTPAGRELLRADIAGIDIPDRRFERREHGLAIAARMPGGVTRVMVHAFGRPVRRRTGPPGFAEVVEVWRRVTGEDLSGGRPVWLNAFGDANQQVERYRHGRVLFAGDAAHRQMPSGGQALNLGLQDAANLGWKLAAVACGRSQEALLDTYDDERHAVGRRVLANIRAQALLLLGRREVEPARALLGELIAAGPTRDHLAAMITGLDIRYPIGGGTHPLLGARLPLGTLSTPDGPVGVAELLRDGRGLLLVADSARAELRWLGKLWSDRVTAVAVLPDTAGPLHGAEGLLVRPDGHVAWAGADPWAATAAIRHWFGRPDHGL; via the coding sequence ATGTCCACCGACACCTCTTGGGCCACCCGGGTCATCGTGGTGGGGGCGGGCCCCGTCGGCCTCTTCCTGGCCGGTGAACTCCGGCTGGGCGGCGCCGACGTGGTCGTACTGGAACGGCTGAGCACCGCCACCACGGAGTCCCGCGCCTCCACTCTGCACGCCCGCACGGTGGAGCTGTTCGACTGCCGTGGGCTGCTGGACGCGCTCGGCGAACCGCCGCGGGAGCCGCGCGGCCACTTCGGCGGCGTACCGATGGACCTCACCGTGCCCGGCCCGTACTCGGGCCAGTGGAAAGTGCCTCAGACCAGGACCGAGGAACTGCTCCACGAGTGGGCCGAGGCCCTCGGCGCCGACATCCGGCGTGGCTGGGAGGTGCGCGAACTCGTCCAGGAGGACGGGTACGTGGAGGTCACGGCCGACACCCCGGACGGCTCACGGCGCCTGCGGGCCGCGTACCTCGTCGCCTGCGACGGCGAGGACAGCACCGTACGGCGGCTGACCGGAGCCGCCTTCCCCGGCACCCCCGCCGGGCGGGAACTGCTGCGGGCGGACATCGCCGGGATCGACATCCCGGACCGGCGTTTCGAGCGCAGGGAGCACGGGCTGGCCATCGCGGCCCGGATGCCCGGCGGGGTCACCCGGGTGATGGTGCACGCATTCGGTCGCCCGGTCCGGCGGCGAACGGGGCCGCCCGGCTTCGCCGAGGTCGTCGAGGTATGGCGACGGGTCACCGGCGAGGACCTGAGCGGCGGACGCCCGGTGTGGCTCAACGCCTTCGGCGACGCCAACCAGCAGGTGGAGCGGTATCGCCACGGGCGGGTGCTGTTCGCCGGGGACGCCGCGCACCGTCAGATGCCGAGCGGCGGACAGGCGCTCAACCTCGGTCTCCAGGACGCCGCCAACCTCGGCTGGAAGCTGGCCGCGGTGGCCTGTGGCCGAAGCCAGGAGGCGTTGCTCGACACCTACGACGACGAGCGGCACGCGGTCGGCCGCCGGGTGCTCGCCAACATAAGGGCCCAGGCACTGCTGCTGCTCGGCCGGCGGGAGGTGGAACCGGCGCGGGCCCTGCTCGGTGAGCTCATCGCCGCGGGGCCCACGCGGGACCACCTCGCGGCGATGATCACCGGGCTCGACATCCGCTACCCCATCGGCGGCGGCACCCACCCCTTGCTCGGAGCCCGGCTTCCACTCGGGACGCTGTCGACGCCGGACGGCCCGGTCGGCGTCGCCGAGTTGCTGCGTGACGGACGCGGACTCCTGCTCGTCGCCGACTCCGCCCGGGCCGAACTGCGCTGGCTCGGCAAGCTCTGGTCCGACCGCGTCACAGCGGTGGCGGTACTGCCGGACACGGCTGGGCCACTGCACGGTGCCGAGGGGCTGCTGGTCCGCCCCGACGGTCACGTCGCCTGGGCGGGTGCGGACCCATGGGCGGCGACGGCGGCGATCCGCCACTGGTTCGGGCGGCCCGACCACGGGCTCTGA
- a CDS encoding FAD-dependent monooxygenase, translating to MDTDVIVVGAGPTGLMLAGELRLGGARVVVVEALARPTGQSRGLGFTARAMEVFDQRGLLPRFGALEKSPMGHFGGVQFDYTVLEDAHFGARGIPQSQTEAVLEEWANELGADIRRGWELAKLADDGDGVEIVAATPEGEQRLRGAYLVGCDGGQSVVRNAAGFGFPGLPATRRMYLADVTGCAIRPRFLGERLENGMVMAAPLAPGVDRIIVCEDGTPAGDRPQAVEFDEVAAAWERITGESLAGGAADWVSSFTDATRQASAYRKGRVLLAGDAAHVHLPAGGQGLSTGVQDAVNLGWKLAAVVRGQASDVLLDTYHDERHPVGARMLMNTRAQGMIFLGGAEADPVRKVFGELMELEEVRRRLAGVVSHLDITYDLGPGTHPLLGHRLPPRPLHLTDGTQTTTTALLHPARGVLLDLTDDAALRETAAAWADRVTAVTVTPEEPEVFSGATALLVRPDGHVAWAAGGGTTGAAVTGAPRATDAEIAADVDSLVTALHHWFGTPEVA from the coding sequence GTGGACACGGATGTGATCGTTGTCGGCGCTGGGCCGACGGGCCTCATGCTCGCCGGGGAACTGCGGCTGGGCGGAGCCCGGGTCGTGGTCGTGGAGGCACTGGCACGGCCGACCGGGCAGTCCCGGGGGCTGGGCTTCACGGCCCGCGCGATGGAGGTGTTCGATCAGCGGGGGCTGCTGCCGCGATTCGGTGCGCTGGAGAAGAGCCCGATGGGCCACTTCGGTGGCGTGCAGTTCGACTACACGGTCCTGGAGGATGCCCACTTCGGCGCTCGCGGCATCCCGCAGTCGCAGACGGAGGCCGTCCTGGAGGAATGGGCGAACGAGCTGGGCGCGGACATACGGCGGGGCTGGGAGCTGGCCAAGCTGGCCGACGACGGCGACGGCGTCGAGATCGTGGCGGCCACGCCCGAGGGCGAACAGCGGTTGCGCGGCGCGTATCTGGTGGGCTGTGACGGCGGACAGAGCGTCGTGCGCAACGCGGCAGGGTTCGGCTTTCCCGGGCTTCCGGCCACGCGCCGGATGTATCTGGCCGATGTCACCGGCTGCGCCATCCGCCCCCGTTTCCTGGGGGAGCGGCTGGAGAACGGCATGGTGATGGCCGCGCCGCTGGCGCCGGGCGTGGACCGGATCATCGTGTGCGAGGACGGCACGCCGGCCGGGGACCGCCCGCAGGCGGTGGAGTTCGACGAGGTCGCGGCTGCCTGGGAGCGCATCACCGGGGAGTCGCTGGCCGGTGGGGCCGCCGACTGGGTCAGCTCCTTCACGGACGCCACCCGTCAGGCATCCGCCTACCGCAAGGGCCGGGTGCTGCTCGCCGGGGACGCCGCGCACGTCCATCTCCCGGCCGGGGGCCAGGGGTTGAGCACAGGCGTGCAGGACGCGGTCAACCTCGGCTGGAAGCTGGCCGCGGTGGTCCGCGGGCAGGCGTCGGACGTCCTCCTCGACACCTACCACGACGAACGGCACCCCGTCGGCGCCCGGATGCTGATGAACACCCGCGCGCAGGGCATGATTTTCCTCGGCGGCGCCGAGGCGGACCCCGTACGCAAGGTGTTCGGCGAGCTGATGGAGCTGGAGGAGGTCCGCCGTCGGCTGGCCGGCGTCGTCAGCCACCTCGACATCACCTACGACCTCGGCCCCGGAACCCACCCTCTCCTCGGCCACCGTCTCCCCCCGCGCCCGCTTCACCTGACCGACGGCACGCAGACCACCACGACGGCCCTGCTCCACCCGGCCCGTGGCGTCCTGCTCGACCTGACCGACGACGCCGCCCTCCGCGAGACCGCGGCCGCCTGGGCCGACCGGGTCACGGCCGTCACGGTCACCCCCGAGGAACCCGAGGTCTTCTCCGGTGCGACGGCCCTGTTGGTACGCCCCGACGGTCACGTGGCCTGGGCGGCCGGAGGCGGGACCACCGGCGCGGCGGTGACCGGCGCACCCAGGGCCACGGACGCCGAGATAGCCGCCGACGTGGACAGTCTCGTCACCGCTCTCCACCACTGGTTCGGTACCCCGGAGGTGGCGTAG
- a CDS encoding alpha/beta hydrolase family protein yields the protein MTTASLSVGPRVRRITLDAAGHTLSALLSTPEDMPPRATVVALHGAGMSAEYFDGGAQPDASLCALGARLGFAVLAVDRPGYGDSAAGLPEGLGLAGQARVLRAALDHFRGEHHIGTGTFLLAHSFGGKLALTLAAEAPPSDLLGLDISGCGHRYAPLSAELLSGPARARWRYNWGRLALYPPATFRRSAAFVRPIPEQEVRAAPDWPEVFDTIAPRVRVPVRLTFAEHELWWRHDADTLDDLRARLSAAPRVVVDRQPDAGHNISLGHTARAYHLRALAFIEECLPDEYGP from the coding sequence ATGACCACCGCGTCCCTGTCCGTCGGCCCGAGGGTACGGCGGATCACGCTGGATGCCGCCGGGCACACCCTGTCGGCCCTCCTGAGCACACCGGAGGACATGCCGCCGCGTGCCACCGTGGTCGCGCTGCACGGGGCCGGGATGAGCGCGGAGTACTTCGACGGCGGGGCCCAACCGGACGCATCCCTCTGCGCGTTGGGAGCGCGCCTGGGGTTCGCGGTCCTCGCCGTCGACCGGCCCGGCTACGGCGACTCCGCCGCCGGGCTCCCCGAAGGCCTGGGCCTCGCCGGTCAGGCCCGCGTCCTGCGGGCCGCGCTCGACCACTTTCGAGGCGAGCACCACATCGGCACCGGAACGTTCCTGCTCGCGCACTCCTTCGGCGGCAAACTCGCCCTGACGCTGGCTGCCGAAGCCCCGCCGTCCGATCTGCTGGGCCTGGACATCTCAGGCTGCGGCCACCGCTACGCCCCACTCTCCGCGGAACTGCTCTCCGGACCCGCCCGGGCCCGCTGGCGATACAACTGGGGCCGGCTCGCCCTCTATCCGCCCGCCACCTTCCGGCGCAGCGCGGCCTTCGTGAGGCCTATCCCGGAGCAGGAGGTCAGGGCCGCCCCGGACTGGCCGGAGGTGTTCGACACGATCGCCCCGCGCGTGCGCGTCCCCGTCCGACTGACCTTCGCCGAGCACGAACTCTGGTGGCGGCACGACGCCGACACCCTCGACGACCTGCGGGCGAGGCTGAGTGCCGCGCCGCGTGTGGTCGTCGACCGGCAGCCGGACGCCGGGCACAACATCAGCCTGGGCCACACGGCCCGCGCCTACCACCTGCGCGCGCTCGCCTTCATCGAGGAGTGCCTGCCTGACGAGTACGGTCCATGA
- a CDS encoding 4'-phosphopantetheinyl transferase family protein: protein MNLPLALNSPRGKRELGPSDLHIWLLPPPASPREAPADELDRYERQRAAAYRRQSDRQLYVAAHVGLRRVLSVYTGVAPQRLPIGREWCEECGDRHGRPVLVDLPGAPEFSLSHSRGLALVAVARTRLGVDVQALPSQETVDACLPLLHPAERQEIARIPADERRTAFARLWSRKESYLKGLGTGLARAADLDYLGEAAESWRPAGWTVRNMPLCPSHVGAVALTGEKDWRAAMHQVPAEWLYARDAVERISAVEPGLRTVLRAHDPSSVRTHALIDTRNRKERAQAS, encoded by the coding sequence GTGAATCTCCCCCTCGCACTGAACTCCCCGCGCGGCAAAAGGGAGTTGGGACCGTCGGACCTGCACATCTGGCTGCTGCCGCCACCTGCCTCGCCGCGCGAGGCACCGGCCGACGAACTCGACCGCTACGAGCGGCAGCGCGCCGCCGCCTACCGCCGGCAGAGCGACCGGCAGTTGTACGTCGCCGCCCATGTGGGCCTGCGCCGGGTGCTGTCGGTCTACACCGGCGTCGCACCACAGCGGCTGCCCATCGGCCGGGAGTGGTGCGAGGAGTGCGGGGACCGCCACGGCCGGCCGGTCCTTGTCGACCTGCCGGGCGCCCCCGAGTTCTCGCTCTCGCACAGCCGCGGCCTGGCCCTGGTCGCGGTGGCGCGCACCCGGCTCGGCGTCGACGTCCAGGCGCTGCCCTCGCAGGAGACCGTCGACGCCTGCCTGCCCCTGCTGCACCCGGCCGAGCGCCAGGAGATCGCCCGGATCCCGGCCGACGAGCGGCGGACGGCCTTCGCGCGACTGTGGTCCCGCAAGGAGTCGTATCTGAAGGGCCTCGGCACCGGGCTCGCCCGGGCGGCGGACCTCGACTACCTCGGCGAGGCCGCCGAGTCCTGGCGCCCGGCGGGCTGGACGGTGCGCAACATGCCCCTGTGTCCCAGCCATGTCGGCGCCGTGGCGCTGACCGGTGAGAAGGACTGGCGGGCCGCCATGCACCAGGTCCCCGCCGAGTGGCTCTACGCCAGGGACGCCGTCGAGCGGATCTCGGCCGTCGAACCGGGACTGCGCACAGTGCTGCGCGCCCACGATCCGTCCTCCGTCCGGACGCACGCCCTCATCGACACCAGAAACAGGAAGGAAAGGGCCCAGGCATCATGA